A stretch of Rickettsia rickettsii DNA encodes these proteins:
- a CDS encoding virB8 family protein: MDPLTNAIQEYIKSGEYFIDARKWYNFKYILPFSHRSLLLLICTIFTLLLTLVCININILLPINKKVNYLIKDDAEKQAAITNTKHSTLVKPYTSIANIMLQNYVNQREEYNYDILKEQFTFIKNASTRIVYMQFANFMNIDNPLSPVIRYQKLYRRSINILSIKNINDNEAVVTFESLAKNSTGAILENMVWEARIGFIMDSISTNTSPDMPFNFTVTSYKLKLLRNKNQK, translated from the coding sequence ATGGACCCATTAACCAACGCAATACAAGAATATATAAAATCCGGCGAATATTTTATTGATGCAAGAAAATGGTATAATTTTAAGTATATCTTACCGTTCAGTCATAGAAGTCTTCTGCTTTTAATATGCACGATTTTTACCTTATTATTAACCTTAGTTTGTATAAATATCAACATATTGCTTCCTATAAATAAAAAAGTAAATTATTTAATAAAAGATGATGCCGAAAAACAAGCTGCCATTACTAATACTAAACATTCAACATTAGTAAAGCCTTATACCTCTATTGCAAATATTATGCTTCAGAATTATGTAAACCAACGAGAAGAATACAATTACGATATATTAAAAGAACAATTTACCTTTATCAAAAATGCTTCTACGCGTATTGTGTATATGCAATTTGCTAATTTTATGAATATTGATAACCCATTATCACCGGTCATAAGATATCAAAAACTATATAGACGCTCAATTAATATATTATCAATTAAAAATATAAACGATAACGAGGCAGTTGTTACTTTTGAATCACTGGCAAAAAATAGTACGGGTGCAATTTTAGAAAATATGGTATGGGAAGCAAGAATCGGATTTATAATGGATTCTATCAGTACCAATACATCACCTGATATGCCGTTCAATTTTACCGTTACTAGTTACAAGCTAAAGTTATTAAGGAATAAAAATCAGAAATAA
- a CDS encoding DUF2706 domain-containing protein — MLKSLKLLLVLIMLAQLLSCTPSAPYEIKSPCVSADIDDGSSVSVNPCIRRPVNSVNIV; from the coding sequence ATGTTAAAATCATTAAAGCTTCTATTAGTATTAATTATGCTTGCTCAATTGTTGTCATGTACCCCTTCAGCTCCTTATGAAATTAAAAGCCCGTGCGTTTCTGCTGATATAGATGATGGTTCGAGTGTAAGCGTAAATCCTTGTATAAGAAGACCTGTTAATTCAGTAAATATAGTATAA
- a CDS encoding virB8 family protein has translation MNNIFGFFKSSNNSQSGSGDTQTQESIKSANPLKMTQNWYEERSDKLLVQRNLLIILIILLTIFMVIATLVIAFVVKSKQFEPFVIQLNSNTGRASVVEPISSPVLTADESLTRYFIKKYITARETYNPVDFATIARTTIRLFSTSSVYYNYLGYIRNKDFDPTLKYKEANTTFLVIKSWSKIAADKYIVRFSVNETSGNQLVYNKIAVVSYAYVPMQLTDSELDVNPVGFQVNGYRVDDDNS, from the coding sequence ATGAATAATATATTTGGCTTCTTTAAATCAAGTAATAACTCGCAAAGCGGTTCAGGAGATACACAAACGCAAGAAAGTATTAAATCGGCTAATCCTTTAAAAATGACTCAGAATTGGTATGAAGAGCGATCTGATAAGTTACTTGTTCAACGTAACTTGCTTATCATATTAATAATACTACTAACCATTTTTATGGTTATAGCAACTTTAGTAATAGCCTTTGTAGTGAAATCTAAACAGTTTGAGCCTTTTGTTATTCAGCTTAATAGTAATACCGGACGTGCCTCAGTGGTAGAACCTATTTCATCACCAGTGTTAACGGCGGATGAGTCTCTTACAAGGTATTTTATAAAGAAATACATAACGGCACGGGAAACATATAATCCGGTTGATTTTGCAACGATAGCTCGTACGACAATAAGATTATTTTCAACAAGCAGTGTTTATTACAATTATCTTGGCTATATAAGAAATAAAGATTTTGATCCTACTTTAAAATATAAAGAAGCAAATACTACATTTTTAGTAATAAAATCATGGTCAAAAATCGCAGCAGATAAATATATAGTTAGATTTTCCGTAAATGAAACATCAGGAAACCAATTAGTTTATAATAAAATAGCGGTAGTAAGTTATGCTTATGTGCCTATGCAATTAACAGATTCAGAACTTGATGTAAATCCGGTAGGGTTTCAAGTGAACGGATATAGGGTAGACGATGACAATAGTTAG
- a CDS encoding TrbG/VirB9 family P-type conjugative transfer protein: MTIVRFYFLVFILLSGFTVQRECPLVDAPCNSSNNYVDDLSITKDNRIKTYIYNPNEVYLLVLHFGFQSHIEFAKNEEVQNIILGDAYAWKITPLANRLFIKPLEKDIRTNMTIITNKRIYEFDIASTELMMGNERDLVYVIKFYYPKKNSNYMARF, encoded by the coding sequence ATGACAATAGTTAGATTTTATTTTTTAGTTTTTATATTATTAAGCGGTTTTACAGTACAACGAGAATGTCCACTTGTAGATGCTCCATGTAATAGTAGTAATAATTATGTAGATGATTTATCTATAACTAAAGATAATAGGATAAAAACTTATATATATAATCCAAATGAAGTTTATTTATTAGTTTTGCATTTTGGCTTTCAATCACATATAGAATTTGCTAAAAACGAAGAAGTCCAAAATATAATTCTTGGGGATGCTTATGCTTGGAAAATAACTCCTTTGGCAAATAGATTATTTATTAAGCCTCTTGAAAAAGATATTCGTACAAATATGACTATTATAACTAATAAAAGAATATATGAATTTGATATCGCTTCTACGGAACTTATGATGGGTAACGAAAGGGATTTAGTATATGTAATTAAATTTTACTACCCTAAGAAAAATAGTAATTACATGGCAAGATTTTAA
- a CDS encoding TrbI/VirB10 family protein yields MAEEQNNNHNTGALSGADSPEVQRELSKVAVSFNKSIAIVVVICGIFIYIFYTLFFGTEKEEIPETQIPSNIVKPVMEVDDNIPEIPKLPDPPKLETPTAPPPPLPPVVKVPPVLPPTTPVEENKDKTLPLPPVSLPSTSGTLVESDAEKQRREAKRKSAIVLIGGVEPKKTPEQITAETTFKDRGDMSLVLGRGKLIDAVLETAINSELGGEIRAIISRDVFSEKDKVILIPKGSKIFGKYATSTSSNSYGRVSIIWDRIDLTSGYTIEFDSPAVDNLGRPGLQGRVDNKYKEQFANAVLQSGFNIGLAKVLDKLVPPPIASQAAATNSATAKQLLNTAQTIASNTAMDANTRIVTICTNILAAITDKTSTAYTTMTQACTTAQTASSANTAEQRLQTLVQAVNTAASSLLTTTSIASTPTQAQQASTQAFTDVTHVVKNMITQEQFKPTTTVNQGTPVRIYVNKDYKFPKAVLLKSKVMK; encoded by the coding sequence ATGGCTGAAGAGCAAAATAACAATCATAATACCGGTGCTTTATCAGGAGCAGATTCTCCTGAAGTACAAAGAGAATTATCAAAAGTTGCGGTTAGCTTTAATAAGAGTATTGCGATAGTAGTCGTAATTTGTGGTATTTTTATATATATTTTTTATACTCTTTTTTTCGGTACTGAAAAAGAAGAAATACCGGAGACTCAGATACCGAGTAATATTGTAAAACCTGTTATGGAGGTTGATGATAATATTCCGGAGATTCCAAAGTTACCTGATCCGCCTAAGCTTGAGACGCCCACCGCGCCTCCACCGCCTCTCCCTCCGGTAGTAAAAGTTCCGCCGGTCTTACCTCCTACTACTCCTGTAGAAGAGAATAAAGACAAAACGCTTCCATTGCCGCCGGTTTCGTTGCCTTCGACTTCAGGAACGTTAGTTGAGAGCGATGCAGAGAAGCAACGTCGTGAAGCAAAAAGAAAATCAGCTATAGTGTTAATTGGTGGTGTAGAGCCTAAAAAAACACCGGAACAGATTACAGCAGAAACGACCTTTAAAGATCGCGGTGATATGTCTTTGGTTCTCGGACGCGGTAAATTAATTGATGCAGTCCTTGAGACGGCAATAAATAGTGAGCTCGGCGGTGAAATAAGAGCCATTATTAGTAGAGACGTATTTTCTGAGAAAGATAAAGTGATATTGATACCGAAAGGGTCAAAAATATTCGGTAAATATGCAACCTCAACTTCGTCCAATAGTTATGGTAGAGTTTCTATAATATGGGATAGAATCGATTTAACGAGCGGTTATACTATAGAATTCGACTCACCTGCAGTTGATAATTTAGGTAGACCGGGATTACAAGGAAGAGTTGATAATAAATATAAAGAACAATTTGCAAATGCCGTATTACAATCCGGCTTTAATATAGGGCTTGCTAAAGTCCTTGATAAGTTAGTGCCGCCTCCTATAGCGTCTCAGGCAGCGGCTACCAATAGTGCTACGGCAAAACAATTGTTAAATACTGCTCAAACTATTGCGTCTAATACCGCTATGGATGCAAATACTAGGATAGTTACAATTTGTACTAATATACTTGCTGCTATTACTGATAAAACTTCGACTGCTTATACTACTATGACTCAAGCATGTACAACCGCACAAACTGCTTCTTCAGCGAATACTGCTGAGCAGAGACTTCAAACCTTAGTACAGGCAGTTAATACGGCAGCTTCAAGTTTGCTTACTACTACCTCTATAGCATCAACTCCGACGCAAGCACAACAAGCTTCTACTCAAGCTTTTACGGATGTAACGCATGTTGTAAAAAATATGATAACTCAGGAGCAGTTTAAGCCGACGACAACGGTTAATCAAGGTACGCCGGTTAGAATATACGTTAATAAGGATTATAAATTCCCAAAAGCCGTTTTATTAAAATCGAAGGTAATGAAATGA
- the virB11 gene encoding P-type DNA transfer ATPase VirB11, with product MSEEFAALETFLLPFKNLFAEDGINEIMVNKPGEVWVEKKGDIYSKQIPELDSEHLLALGSLVAQSTEQMISEEKPLLSATLPNGYRIQIVFPPACEIGQIIYAIRKPNGMNLTLDEYAKMGAFDDTATESLVDEDAVILNNFLAEKKIKEFIRHAVVSKKNIIISGGTSTGKTTFTNAALTEIPSIERLITVEDAREVVLSRHPNRVHLLASKGGQGRANVTTQDLIEACLRLRPDRIIVGELRGKEAFSFLRAINTGHPGSISTLHADSPAMAIEQLKLMVMQADLGMPPEEVKKYILTVVDIVVQLKRGSGGKRYVSEVYYKKNKNAEGMV from the coding sequence ATGAGTGAAGAATTTGCAGCCTTAGAGACGTTTTTACTTCCTTTTAAAAATTTATTTGCTGAAGACGGTATTAACGAAATTATGGTTAATAAGCCTGGAGAAGTATGGGTTGAAAAAAAAGGCGATATATATTCTAAGCAAATACCGGAACTGGATAGCGAACATCTACTTGCATTAGGGAGTTTAGTCGCTCAATCTACCGAACAGATGATTTCAGAAGAAAAACCGCTTCTTTCGGCAACTTTGCCGAATGGCTACCGTATTCAAATAGTATTTCCTCCTGCTTGTGAGATAGGACAAATCATTTATGCTATAAGAAAGCCTAACGGTATGAATCTAACTTTAGATGAATATGCTAAAATGGGGGCATTTGATGATACTGCAACAGAGAGTTTAGTAGATGAAGATGCAGTAATTTTAAATAATTTCTTAGCTGAAAAAAAGATTAAAGAATTTATTAGACATGCAGTTGTTTCAAAGAAAAATATCATAATTAGCGGCGGTACTTCAACCGGTAAAACTACTTTTACTAATGCGGCACTCACTGAAATACCTTCAATAGAAAGATTAATTACTGTAGAAGATGCTCGTGAGGTTGTGCTATCACGTCATCCTAACAGAGTGCATTTGCTGGCTTCCAAAGGAGGACAGGGGCGTGCAAATGTTACTACTCAAGATTTAATAGAGGCCTGTTTGCGTTTAAGACCAGATAGGATTATAGTAGGTGAGCTTCGAGGTAAGGAAGCTTTTAGTTTTTTGCGTGCTATTAATACAGGTCATCCCGGTTCAATATCCACACTGCATGCTGATAGTCCCGCTATGGCTATTGAGCAGTTAAAGCTTATGGTTATGCAAGCAGATCTTGGTATGCCGCCTGAAGAAGTAAAGAAGTATATTTTAACCGTTGTAGATATCGTTGTGCAGTTAAAACGCGGTAGCGGCGGGAAAAGATATGTTTCGGAAGTATATTATAAGAAGAACAAGAACGCTGAGGGGATGGTTTAA
- a CDS encoding type IV secretory system conjugative DNA transfer family protein translates to MEWHKILKVTRNIFGHAIIHPVVIFCTIWISGAFVAIFTNEVGALGVNINAINIAYKWAYWLINVWGQLKISDYNYLKLKLLASFLSPAIIVIIFYIKNFERIKSLQFFKQDEKVYGDASWANPSDIEAAGLRSKKGMLIGVDAGGYFVADGFQHALLFAPTGSGKGVGFVIPNLLFWSDSVVVHDIKLENHGLTSGWREKQGQKVFVWEPSNPDGVTHCYNPIDWVSTKPGQMVDDVQKISNLIMPEKDFWNNEARSLFLGVTLYLIADPTKTKSFGEVVRTMRSDDVVYNLAVVLDTLGGVIHPVAYMNIAAFLQKADKERSGVISTMNSSLELWANPLIDSATASSDFNIQEFKKVKTTVYVGLTPDNIQRLQKLMQVFYQQATEFLSRKMPDLKEEPYGVMFLLDEFPTLGKMDTFKAGIAYFRGYRVRLFLIIQDTQQLKGTYEDAGMNSFLSNATYRITFAANNYETANLISQLVGNKTVEQRSFSKPLFFDLNIATRTQNVSQVQRALLLPQEVIQLPRDEQIVLIESFPPIKSRKIKYYEDKFFTSRLLPPTFVPTQVPFDPRANNNEASEETETITVPENNE, encoded by the coding sequence ATGGAATGGCATAAGATACTTAAAGTTACTAGAAATATATTCGGTCATGCTATAATTCATCCGGTTGTTATTTTTTGTACCATTTGGATAAGCGGTGCATTTGTTGCAATTTTTACTAATGAGGTTGGAGCTTTAGGTGTAAATATAAATGCTATAAATATTGCTTATAAGTGGGCTTATTGGCTTATTAACGTTTGGGGGCAGTTAAAAATTTCCGACTATAATTATTTAAAATTGAAGCTACTTGCCTCTTTTCTCAGTCCGGCTATTATTGTTATAATATTTTACATTAAAAATTTTGAAAGAATAAAATCATTACAATTTTTCAAACAAGATGAAAAAGTATATGGAGATGCAAGCTGGGCTAATCCGTCAGATATAGAGGCTGCAGGTCTTAGATCTAAGAAAGGTATGCTGATCGGTGTTGATGCCGGTGGATATTTTGTTGCAGACGGGTTCCAGCATGCTTTATTATTTGCTCCTACCGGTTCAGGTAAAGGTGTAGGGTTTGTGATACCTAACTTGTTATTTTGGAGTGATTCGGTAGTAGTGCATGACATAAAACTTGAAAATCACGGGTTGACAAGTGGTTGGCGTGAGAAGCAAGGGCAGAAAGTTTTTGTATGGGAGCCTTCTAATCCTGATGGTGTTACTCATTGTTATAATCCGATTGATTGGGTTAGTACTAAGCCTGGGCAAATGGTTGATGACGTTCAAAAAATTTCAAATCTTATAATGCCGGAAAAGGATTTTTGGAATAATGAGGCACGAAGCTTATTTTTAGGCGTAACTCTATATTTAATAGCCGATCCTACTAAAACTAAATCTTTCGGTGAAGTAGTGCGTACTATGAGGAGTGACGACGTAGTTTATAATCTAGCGGTCGTACTCGATACGCTTGGTGGTGTAATACATCCTGTTGCATATATGAATATTGCTGCATTTTTGCAAAAAGCCGATAAAGAGCGTTCCGGCGTAATATCTACAATGAACTCATCGCTTGAATTATGGGCAAATCCACTTATTGATTCAGCTACAGCATCTTCTGATTTCAATATACAAGAATTTAAAAAAGTCAAAACAACCGTATATGTAGGGTTAACACCCGATAATATACAGCGTTTACAAAAATTAATGCAGGTGTTTTATCAGCAGGCGACAGAATTTTTAAGCCGCAAAATGCCGGATTTAAAGGAAGAGCCGTATGGAGTAATGTTCTTACTTGACGAGTTCCCGACGCTCGGGAAGATGGATACTTTTAAAGCCGGTATAGCTTATTTTAGAGGTTATAGAGTTCGTTTATTTTTAATTATCCAAGATACACAGCAGTTAAAAGGAACATATGAAGATGCCGGGATGAATTCTTTCTTATCTAATGCAACATATCGTATTACTTTTGCCGCTAATAACTATGAAACGGCAAATTTAATATCGCAGCTTGTCGGTAATAAGACGGTAGAACAAAGATCATTTAGTAAACCTTTATTTTTTGATCTTAATATTGCTACTAGAACCCAAAACGTTTCTCAGGTTCAAAGAGCTTTACTTTTACCTCAAGAAGTAATACAGTTACCGAGAGATGAGCAAATTGTTTTAATAGAATCCTTTCCGCCTATAAAATCGCGTAAAATTAAGTATTATGAAGATAAGTTTTTTACTAGTAGATTATTACCGCCGACTTTTGTACCTACTCAAGTACCTTTTGACCCTAGGGCAAATAATAATGAGGCTTCGGAAGAGACCGAAACAATAACTGTTCCGGAAAATAATGAGTAA
- a CDS encoding Ppx/GppA phosphatase family protein, translated as MRSAIIDIGSNALRAVVYESDELGAPEIFNYKFRNYLTNLLNLDNLDVKHQTYLSLQYLIHIFTKLSVTNIRCVATAILRGHPKADEFKAIIKKRFNIDIEIISGEREAYLTAAGLISGISDAFGIVADLGGGSLELAQIGNKKVGKLKSLPLGTKIIVSSNFGDVGLITKMLEEEFGAAHYPNLYLIGGALRLMSRIYMESINYPLKNLHNFEINRVEFELYLEKLSQIDKLKLSYYEQKVINYNAVLVIKAMIKVFSPEKIIISNYGLKEGVRFDSLPSHETEKDIIYERVKRLVKFDRNICKIEKYIEAVQYLLINADATTLIIIELAIMLAQYNKNIDKTLRANFVSEFILSSDIPFSHRQRLMLGIALTVTYTAKTDMHINKIAKKMISKSDYYNSHIIGYYIKIAREIDGPEFQEPSFSIKLKDDKFLQINASNILPKQVFEKVCERLKDISSARKNIRYNFSD; from the coding sequence ATGCGTTCAGCTATTATTGATATCGGTTCAAATGCTTTAAGAGCTGTAGTTTATGAAAGTGATGAGCTTGGAGCGCCGGAAATTTTTAATTATAAATTTAGAAATTATCTTACAAATTTACTTAATTTAGATAATTTAGACGTAAAACATCAAACATATTTATCTCTACAATATCTTATTCATATTTTTACCAAACTGTCTGTTACTAATATTCGATGTGTTGCAACAGCTATACTTAGGGGGCATCCTAAAGCAGATGAATTCAAAGCTATAATTAAAAAGAGATTCAATATTGATATTGAAATTATCTCAGGTGAACGTGAAGCTTATTTAACTGCTGCCGGATTAATCTCCGGTATTAGTGATGCTTTCGGTATTGTAGCTGATCTTGGAGGTGGAAGTCTTGAGCTTGCACAGATTGGAAATAAAAAAGTCGGTAAATTAAAATCATTGCCGCTTGGTACAAAAATTATTGTTAGTAGCAATTTTGGTGATGTCGGGCTGATTACTAAAATGCTAGAGGAAGAATTTGGAGCTGCACATTATCCTAATTTATATTTAATTGGCGGTGCATTACGTCTAATGAGCCGTATATACATGGAGTCTATAAATTATCCCCTTAAAAATTTACATAATTTTGAAATAAATCGTGTAGAGTTTGAGTTATATTTAGAGAAATTATCGCAAATCGATAAATTAAAACTGAGTTATTACGAGCAGAAAGTCATAAATTATAATGCAGTTTTAGTAATAAAAGCAATGATTAAGGTATTTTCACCGGAAAAAATTATTATCTCAAATTACGGTTTAAAAGAAGGAGTAAGATTTGACTCGTTGCCGTCTCATGAAACAGAAAAAGATATTATTTATGAGAGGGTGAAGAGATTAGTAAAATTTGATAGAAATATATGTAAAATTGAAAAATATATTGAAGCAGTACAATATCTTTTAATTAATGCCGATGCCACGACTCTTATTATTATTGAACTCGCTATAATGCTAGCACAATATAATAAAAATATTGATAAAACGCTTAGAGCAAATTTTGTTTCGGAATTTATATTATCTTCAGACATTCCTTTTAGTCATAGACAGCGTCTTATGCTAGGTATTGCCCTTACGGTTACTTATACTGCTAAAACTGACATGCATATTAATAAAATAGCTAAGAAAATGATTAGTAAAAGTGATTATTACAACAGTCATATAATCGGTTATTATATAAAAATTGCTAGAGAAATTGATGGGCCAGAATTTCAAGAGCCTTCTTTTTCGATTAAATTAAAAGACGATAAATTTTTACAAATTAATGCTTCAAATATCTTGCCTAAACAAGTCTTTGAAAAGGTTTGTGAACGTTTAAAAGATATAAGTTCTGCTAGAAAAAATATTAGGTATAATTTTAGTGATTAG
- a CDS encoding DUF2608 domain-containing protein, translating to MFKKYIFILILFIASIARAEIIEVDSLNKIKQDFKENYNKNYVPQDLLVVTVLDDFLFKSLVPIVTQLDKDIYLTLTPLLLNINKNSKAIYIKQLVLTNDSYKKELQESDFPNFVNEMSNSKIPIIAVNDGFTGNFNNIPKFEIWFADYLKKNFDIDFSNSFPNNNYIIFNNFDSFANTYPVFYKGILTSNNISEAEMILNFLIQVNFIPKCFIMISSSLELLSSMELQLSSYSSNILFIGYHYNNKNTQKNKDVAYYTKLINDLISQINKLKRNNPPLKNNNAKGKNPYDTNK from the coding sequence ATGTTTAAAAAATATATATTTATTCTAATATTATTTATTGCTTCTATAGCTCGTGCAGAAATTATAGAAGTGGATAGTTTAAATAAAATAAAACAAGATTTTAAAGAAAATTATAATAAAAATTATGTACCTCAGGATTTATTAGTAGTAACGGTTCTAGATGATTTTTTGTTTAAGTCTTTAGTGCCTATCGTTACACAGCTTGATAAAGACATTTATCTTACACTAACTCCTCTTTTACTTAATATTAATAAAAATTCAAAAGCTATTTATATAAAGCAATTGGTTTTAACTAATGATAGTTATAAGAAAGAATTACAAGAATCTGATTTTCCAAATTTTGTAAATGAAATGAGTAATAGTAAAATCCCCATAATAGCAGTAAATGATGGGTTTACCGGTAATTTTAATAATATTCCTAAATTTGAGATATGGTTTGCCGATTATTTAAAGAAAAATTTTGATATTGATTTTTCAAATAGTTTTCCAAACAATAATTATATTATTTTTAATAATTTCGACAGTTTTGCTAATACTTATCCGGTATTTTATAAGGGTATATTGACGAGTAATAATATATCAGAAGCGGAAATGATACTCAATTTCCTTATTCAAGTGAATTTTATACCGAAATGCTTTATAATGATTAGTAGTAGCTTAGAATTACTAAGCTCAATGGAATTGCAACTTAGTAGTTATAGTTCTAATATATTATTTATTGGTTATCATTATAATAATAAAAATACTCAGAAAAATAAAGATGTTGCATATTATACTAAACTGATTAATGATTTAATATCTCAAATAAATAAGCTAAAAAGAAATAATCCACCTTTAAAGAATAATAATGCAAAAGGTAAAAATCCTTATGACACGAATAAATAA
- a CDS encoding DUF2608 domain-containing protein, with protein sequence MQKVKILMTRINKVLLSLLCLAISYAGYGQIIPTYSVDSVTMKNLLPKIDADTLVLINIDNTIITPKSKLFRYQDNSYINFTKYLYSLAADNASVNKTIAKLIVQRQMMLVESKWVDLINKMKQQGATVLGLQEITAPCNLIENYEGWLYTLLYGLNINFTNKVNDKDVFRFNPSDAESPIFYLGIIFTGNINRVKALIEFLKIIPKQPKKIVIFANNKKDLENMDSYLSMVDIGYYGIEYLGWQMLPGSPDHQIAELQQSTFLNTGQWLEDDTAAKMLNK encoded by the coding sequence ATGCAAAAGGTAAAAATCCTTATGACACGAATAAATAAAGTTTTATTGAGTTTACTTTGCTTAGCTATTTCGTATGCGGGCTACGGTCAAATTATTCCTACTTACTCCGTAGATTCAGTAACAATGAAAAACTTATTACCGAAGATAGATGCAGATACGCTGGTACTTATAAATATAGATAATACTATCATAACACCGAAATCCAAATTATTTCGATATCAGGATAATTCTTATATAAATTTTACTAAATATTTATATAGTCTTGCAGCGGATAACGCATCAGTTAATAAAACTATTGCAAAATTGATAGTGCAGCGTCAGATGATGCTTGTTGAATCTAAATGGGTAGATTTAATTAATAAGATGAAACAGCAAGGTGCAACGGTTTTAGGTCTTCAGGAAATAACGGCCCCATGTAATTTAATTGAAAATTATGAAGGATGGTTATATACCTTACTTTACGGACTCAATATTAATTTTACTAATAAAGTGAATGATAAAGATGTATTTAGATTTAATCCAAGCGATGCTGAATCCCCTATTTTTTATTTAGGTATAATATTTACCGGTAATATAAATAGAGTAAAAGCTCTTATAGAGTTCTTAAAAATTATACCGAAACAACCTAAAAAAATAGTAATTTTTGCAAATAATAAAAAAGATTTAGAAAATATGGACTCTTATTTAAGTATGGTTGATATAGGATATTATGGAATTGAATATTTGGGGTGGCAAATGTTACCGGGGTCACCTGATCATCAAATCGCTGAGTTGCAGCAATCTACGTTTTTAAATACCGGTCAGTGGTTAGAAGATGATACAGCTGCAAAGATGTTAAATAAATAA